From a single Corynebacterium kroppenstedtii DSM 44385 genomic region:
- the fusA gene encoding elongation factor G: MAQKVLSDLHKVRNIGIMAHIDAGKTTVTERILYYTGINRKVGETHDGASTTDWMEQEKERGITITSAAVTCFWKDNQINIIDTPGHVDFTVEVERSLRVLDGAVAVFDGKEGVEPQSEQVWRQAAKYDVPRICFVNKMDKLGADFYYTVDTIVDRLHAKPLVMQLPIGAEDDFDGVVDLINMNAMTWRGKVDVGAEPTIEEIPDDLKDKADEYHEKLLEAVAESDEELMEKYFAGEELTTDEIHEAIRKMVVNSEIFPVFCGSAYKNKGVQPLLDAINWYLPTPLDVGEVHGHKVGDESVELTRHPSVDAPFSALAFKIAAHPFFGKLTFVRVYSGSVEPGQQVMNSTKGHKERIGKLFQMHANKENPMDVAKAGNIYAFIGLKDTTTGDTLCDANDQIILESMDFPDPVIEVAIEPKSKADQEKLGIAIQRLAEEDPTFTVKLDEETGQTVIGGMGELHLDVLVDRMKREFKVEANVGAPQVAYRETIRKPVEKYEYTHKKQTGGSGQFAKVIISLEPYAPNPDELEEGESATYKFENAVTGGRVPKEYIPSVDAGIQDAMQYGTLAGFPLVNIKATLVDGQYHEVDSSEMAFKIAGAQALKEAVQKAKPVLLEPMMAVDVITPEEYMGEVIGDVNARRGQVHSMEDRSGAKVVKATVPLSSMFGYVGDLRSKTQGRANYTMIFDSYAEVPTNVAQEIIAERTGNK; encoded by the coding sequence GTGGCACAAAAAGTGCTTTCTGACCTTCATAAGGTCCGCAACATCGGCATCATGGCCCACATCGATGCCGGAAAGACCACCGTAACCGAACGAATCCTCTACTACACGGGTATCAACCGCAAAGTCGGTGAAACCCACGATGGTGCTTCCACCACTGACTGGATGGAGCAGGAGAAAGAGCGTGGCATCACGATTACGTCCGCCGCGGTCACCTGTTTCTGGAAAGACAACCAGATCAACATCATCGACACCCCCGGCCACGTCGACTTCACCGTCGAGGTTGAGCGTTCACTGCGCGTCCTCGATGGAGCCGTCGCCGTGTTCGACGGTAAGGAAGGTGTTGAGCCGCAGTCCGAGCAGGTGTGGCGCCAGGCCGCTAAGTACGACGTCCCACGCATTTGCTTCGTCAACAAGATGGACAAGCTGGGCGCGGACTTCTACTACACCGTCGACACCATCGTCGACCGCCTCCACGCAAAGCCGCTGGTCATGCAGCTCCCCATCGGTGCTGAAGATGACTTCGACGGCGTCGTTGACCTGATCAACATGAACGCCATGACCTGGCGCGGCAAGGTCGACGTCGGAGCAGAGCCCACCATCGAGGAAATCCCGGACGACCTCAAGGACAAGGCCGACGAGTACCACGAGAAGCTGCTCGAGGCCGTCGCCGAGTCCGACGAAGAGCTCATGGAGAAGTACTTCGCCGGTGAGGAACTCACCACCGACGAGATCCACGAGGCCATCCGCAAGATGGTTGTGAACTCCGAGATTTTCCCCGTGTTCTGTGGTTCCGCCTACAAGAACAAGGGTGTTCAGCCGCTCCTCGACGCCATCAACTGGTACCTGCCGACGCCGCTCGACGTCGGAGAGGTCCACGGCCACAAGGTCGGCGACGAGTCCGTCGAGCTGACACGCCACCCCTCCGTGGATGCGCCGTTCTCCGCTCTGGCGTTCAAGATCGCCGCCCACCCGTTCTTCGGTAAGCTGACGTTCGTTCGCGTGTACTCCGGTTCCGTCGAGCCTGGCCAGCAGGTCATGAACTCGACCAAGGGCCACAAGGAGCGCATCGGCAAGCTGTTCCAGATGCACGCCAACAAAGAGAACCCGATGGACGTCGCCAAGGCCGGAAACATCTACGCTTTCATCGGCCTGAAAGACACTACCACCGGTGACACCCTGTGTGATGCCAATGACCAGATCATTCTGGAGTCCATGGACTTCCCGGATCCGGTTATTGAGGTGGCCATCGAGCCGAAGTCGAAGGCTGACCAGGAGAAGCTCGGTATCGCTATTCAGCGCCTCGCTGAAGAAGACCCGACATTCACCGTCAAGCTCGACGAAGAGACCGGCCAGACCGTCATCGGCGGTATGGGTGAGCTCCACCTCGACGTCCTTGTGGACCGCATGAAGCGCGAATTCAAGGTCGAGGCTAACGTGGGTGCCCCGCAGGTTGCGTACCGCGAGACCATCCGCAAGCCCGTCGAGAAGTACGAATACACCCACAAGAAGCAGACCGGTGGTTCGGGTCAGTTCGCGAAGGTCATCATCTCGCTGGAGCCCTACGCGCCCAACCCGGACGAGCTCGAAGAGGGCGAGTCCGCGACCTACAAGTTCGAGAACGCCGTTACCGGTGGCCGCGTGCCGAAGGAATACATTCCTTCTGTCGACGCCGGTATCCAGGACGCCATGCAGTACGGTACGCTGGCCGGATTCCCGCTGGTCAACATCAAGGCCACGCTGGTCGACGGTCAGTACCACGAGGTCGACTCCTCTGAAATGGCCTTCAAGATCGCCGGTGCTCAGGCGCTCAAGGAAGCCGTTCAGAAGGCGAAGCCGGTTCTGCTCGAGCCGATGATGGCTGTGGACGTCATCACTCCTGAGGAGTACATGGGCGAGGTCATCGGCGACGTCAACGCACGTCGTGGCCAGGTCCACTCCATGGAGGACCGCTCCGGCGCCAAGGTCGTCAAGGCCACGGTTCCGCTGTCGTCCATGTTCGGCTACGTTGGTGACCTCCGCTCGAAGACGCAGGGTCGTGCAAACTACACCATGATCTTCGATTCCTACGCGGAAGTTCCGACGAACGTCGCGCAGGAGATCATCGCGGAGCGCACGGGTAACAAGTAA
- a CDS encoding TM2 domain-containing protein: MTYPNNPSSPYQGSSDPYSGSSTGFGAPGSGEGGMPATYESGQVDSAFGGGQYGSPEGQYAQPNQWNQGAPQFGNGMGSVPQGRQKSKVVAAVLAFFLGGFGAHNFYLGYIGVACAQLAILLISVPLMFVVVGFFTDAALSIWVLVEFIMILAGSARFASDANGVPVR; the protein is encoded by the coding sequence ATGACTTACCCCAACAACCCGAGCAGCCCATATCAGGGATCCAGCGACCCTTACTCGGGATCGTCCACCGGTTTCGGTGCGCCCGGTTCTGGGGAGGGCGGAATGCCGGCCACCTATGAAAGCGGACAGGTCGATTCGGCATTTGGTGGCGGCCAGTATGGCAGTCCCGAGGGTCAGTATGCGCAGCCCAACCAGTGGAATCAGGGTGCGCCGCAGTTCGGCAACGGCATGGGCTCGGTTCCGCAGGGTCGGCAGAAGAGCAAAGTAGTCGCCGCCGTGCTCGCGTTTTTCCTGGGCGGCTTCGGAGCGCACAACTTCTACCTCGGGTATATCGGGGTCGCCTGCGCCCAGCTCGCAATCCTGTTGATTAGCGTTCCTTTGATGTTCGTTGTTGTCGGTTTCTTTACCGACGCCGCCCTCTCCATTTGGGTTTTGGTCGAATTCATCATGATCCTCGCTGGTTCGGCACGTTTCGCAAGCGATGCCAACGGCGTGCCTGTTCGTTAA
- the rpsL gene encoding 30S ribosomal protein S12 — protein sequence MPTIQQLVRKGRKDKKAKVKTAALKGSPQRRGVCTRVYTTTPKKPNSALRKVARVRLTSGIEVSAYIPGEGHNLQEHSMVLVRGGRVKDLPGVRYRIIRGSLDTQGVKDRKQARSRYGAKKEK from the coding sequence ATGCCTACTATTCAGCAGCTGGTCCGCAAGGGCCGCAAGGACAAGAAGGCCAAGGTGAAGACCGCGGCCCTCAAGGGATCACCGCAGCGCCGCGGTGTGTGCACCCGTGTCTACACCACGACCCCGAAGAAGCCGAACTCCGCCCTCCGTAAGGTTGCGCGTGTTCGTCTGACCTCTGGTATTGAGGTTTCCGCTTACATCCCCGGTGAGGGCCACAACCTGCAGGAGCACTCCATGGTGCTTGTTCGCGGTGGCCGTGTGAAGGACCTCCCAGGTGTCCGCTACCGCATCATCCGCGGCTCCCTCGACACCCAGGGAGTTAAGGATCGTAAGCAGGCACGTTCTCGCTACGGCGCGAAGAAGGAGAAGTAA
- a CDS encoding ribokinase produces MKSNLDLTKVKETLTSVVSSPGKVTVVGSLNVDLTARVEEFPAPGETVPAADLTYVPGGKSSNQAVAASKSGANVAMVGAVGHDAYGSFVQRSLEDAGVDTSKVVARDLPTGTALITVNAAGENTIVYSAGANRSVSRADMQAAADVLQSADVVAVGFESPASMVATAIDVARSASDANTETSANVDQNNQPRNHRNNGGEARGTRRSPQIILNYSPIIDVNPGRLIGVDIVVVNEVELRALGERYGFAQLPTQGRGGLANVAGSKIDEHVGAKPEDAPTVRDSASSMAKEDGADENGLFTTATRLVAAMGLRGLIVTLGPEGCFVVESEDSAESGDVNPTSDADRSDRVNPTALTTNGVYVQGYPVDAVDSTGCGDCFMGTVAASIASGRNLLDSAGLATFVASRAATKQGAQSSYSSADELADQLKHDQANQQTRS; encoded by the coding sequence ATGAAAAGCAATCTAGACCTCACGAAAGTCAAAGAAACCCTCACGTCCGTCGTCTCTTCGCCGGGAAAAGTCACTGTCGTCGGCTCGCTCAACGTCGATCTGACTGCGCGTGTCGAGGAATTCCCGGCTCCCGGGGAAACAGTCCCAGCCGCTGACCTGACGTATGTGCCCGGCGGTAAGTCCTCGAATCAGGCGGTCGCGGCGTCGAAAAGTGGCGCGAATGTCGCGATGGTGGGCGCGGTTGGCCACGATGCTTACGGGAGCTTCGTCCAGCGAAGTTTAGAGGATGCGGGGGTCGATACGTCGAAGGTTGTGGCCCGCGATCTGCCCACCGGGACCGCGCTGATCACGGTGAATGCGGCTGGTGAGAACACGATCGTGTACTCGGCAGGCGCGAATCGGAGTGTGTCGCGGGCGGACATGCAGGCGGCTGCGGATGTTCTGCAGTCTGCGGATGTTGTCGCGGTCGGCTTTGAATCTCCCGCGAGTATGGTTGCGACCGCGATCGATGTGGCTCGCTCTGCTTCCGACGCAAATACTGAAACAAGCGCGAACGTCGACCAAAACAACCAGCCCCGTAACCACCGGAATAATGGTGGCGAAGCTCGGGGAACTCGCCGCTCACCGCAGATTATTTTGAATTATTCTCCAATTATCGACGTTAACCCGGGGCGGTTGATCGGGGTCGATATCGTGGTTGTGAACGAGGTTGAGCTGCGTGCCTTGGGGGAGCGGTATGGATTCGCCCAATTGCCGACGCAGGGACGAGGGGGATTGGCTAACGTAGCCGGATCCAAGATCGACGAACATGTCGGCGCAAAGCCCGAGGACGCTCCTACTGTTCGCGACTCCGCAAGCAGCATGGCTAAAGAAGATGGTGCGGATGAAAATGGCCTGTTCACGACGGCGACGCGGCTAGTCGCCGCGATGGGCCTCAGAGGCTTGATCGTGACGCTCGGCCCGGAGGGCTGTTTTGTCGTGGAGTCGGAGGATTCAGCTGAAAGCGGTGACGTTAATCCGACGAGTGACGCGGACCGAAGCGATCGGGTCAACCCCACCGCCCTCACTACTAATGGCGTGTATGTGCAGGGATATCCAGTCGATGCAGTCGATTCAACCGGGTGCGGGGATTGCTTTATGGGGACGGTCGCCGCATCGATAGCCTCCGGACGAAATCTGCTCGATTCCGCCGGTTTAGCGACGTTCGTTGCATCTCGCGCCGCGACCAAGCAGGGCGCTCAAAGTTCATATTCCTCGGCCGACGAACTCGCTGACCAGCTCAAACACGACCAAGCGAACCAGCAAACACGGAGCTGA
- the tuf gene encoding elongation factor Tu: protein MAKAKFDRSKPHVNIGTIGHVDHGKTTTTAAITKVLSEKYPEENQAFAFDAIDKAPEEKERGITINIAHVEYSTPKRHYAHVDAPGHADYIKNMITGAAQMDGAILVVAATDGPMPQTREHVLLARQVGVPYILVALNKCDMVDDEDLIELVEMEVRELLAEQDFDEDAPIVHISALKALEGDEKWEQSILDLMDACDESIPDPVRETDKPFLMPIEDIFTITGRGTVVTGRVERGKLNINDDVEILGIKEKSQNTTVTGIEMFRKQLDYAEAGDNCGLLLRGTKREDVERGQIVAKPGAYTPHTEFEGSVYVLSKDEGGRHTPFFDNYRPQFYFRTTDVTGVVKLPEGTEMVMPGDNVDMSVTLIQPVAMDEGLRFAIREGGRTVGAGRVTKINK, encoded by the coding sequence GTGGCGAAGGCTAAGTTCGATCGGAGCAAGCCGCACGTAAACATCGGTACCATCGGTCACGTTGACCACGGTAAGACCACCACTACCGCTGCTATCACCAAGGTTCTGTCGGAGAAGTACCCCGAAGAGAACCAGGCTTTCGCTTTCGACGCCATCGATAAGGCGCCGGAGGAGAAAGAGCGCGGTATTACCATTAACATCGCTCACGTCGAGTACTCCACCCCGAAGCGTCACTACGCTCACGTGGATGCTCCGGGCCACGCCGACTACATCAAGAACATGATCACCGGTGCTGCCCAGATGGACGGCGCGATCCTCGTCGTCGCTGCTACCGACGGCCCGATGCCTCAGACCCGCGAGCACGTTCTTCTTGCTCGCCAGGTTGGCGTTCCTTACATCCTCGTTGCTCTGAACAAGTGCGACATGGTTGATGATGAGGACCTCATCGAGCTCGTCGAAATGGAAGTTCGTGAACTCCTCGCTGAGCAGGACTTCGACGAAGATGCACCTATCGTTCACATCTCCGCTCTGAAGGCTCTTGAGGGCGACGAGAAGTGGGAGCAGTCCATTCTCGACCTCATGGATGCCTGCGACGAGTCCATCCCGGATCCGGTTCGTGAAACCGACAAGCCCTTCCTCATGCCGATTGAGGACATCTTCACCATTACCGGCCGCGGCACCGTTGTCACCGGTCGTGTGGAGCGCGGCAAGCTGAACATCAACGATGATGTTGAAATTCTGGGCATCAAGGAGAAGAGCCAGAACACCACCGTCACCGGTATCGAGATGTTCCGCAAGCAGCTCGACTACGCAGAGGCTGGCGACAACTGTGGTCTGCTTCTCCGTGGTACCAAGCGTGAGGACGTTGAGCGTGGCCAGATCGTGGCTAAGCCCGGCGCATACACCCCTCACACCGAGTTCGAGGGTTCCGTCTACGTCCTGTCCAAGGACGAGGGCGGCCGTCACACCCCGTTCTTCGACAACTACCGCCCGCAGTTCTACTTCCGCACCACCGACGTTACCGGTGTTGTGAAGCTCCCGGAGGGCACCGAGATGGTTATGCCTGGCGACAACGTCGACATGTCCGTCACCTTGATCCAGCCGGTCGCTATGGACGAAGGCCTCCGCTTCGCTATCCGCGAAGGTGGCCGCACCGTTGGCGCCGGTCGTGTGACCAAGATCAACAAGTAA
- the rpsG gene encoding 30S ribosomal protein S7 encodes MPRKGPAPARQLPKDPVYGDTIVSQLINKVLVDGKKSTAERIVYGALESCREKTGTDPVLTLKKALDNVKPTLEVRSRRVGGATYQVPVEVRPGRATTLALRWLVMFTRQRRENTMTERLAAEILDASNGLGASVKRREDTHKMAEANRAFAHYRW; translated from the coding sequence ATGCCACGTAAAGGTCCAGCACCCGCACGTCAGCTTCCGAAAGACCCGGTATACGGCGATACCATCGTCTCGCAGCTGATCAACAAGGTCCTCGTCGATGGCAAGAAGTCCACCGCCGAGCGCATCGTCTACGGAGCTCTCGAATCCTGCCGTGAGAAGACCGGCACCGACCCGGTTCTCACCCTGAAGAAGGCTCTTGACAACGTCAAACCCACCCTCGAAGTGCGTTCACGCCGCGTTGGTGGCGCAACCTACCAGGTCCCGGTCGAGGTTCGCCCTGGCCGTGCAACCACCCTGGCACTGCGTTGGCTGGTCATGTTCACCCGCCAGCGTCGCGAAAACACCATGACCGAGCGTCTCGCCGCAGAGATCCTGGACGCATCCAACGGCCTCGGCGCATCCGTGAAGCGTCGTGAAGACACTCACAAGATGGCTGAAGCCAACCGCGCATTCGCGCACTACCGCTGGTAA
- a CDS encoding DNA-directed RNA polymerase subunit beta' — MLDVNLFDELRIGLATADDIRRWSHGEVKKPETINYRTLKPEKDGLFCERIFGPTRDWECACGKYKRVRYKGIVCERCGVEVTKSKVRRERMGHIELAAPVTHIWYFKGVPSRLGYLLDLAPKDLEKIIYFAANIITSVDEEARHTDQETLEADIFMEKKEVEADRDEELAERQQKLEEDLKELESNGAKADAKRKVQNAAEREMRHIRERAEREIDRLDEIWNTFIKLAPKQMIVDETIYSELVDRYEDYFTGGMGAEAIQTLIKNFDLEAEAEKLSEVIRDGKGQKQVRALKRLRVVAAFLRSGNDPAAMVLDAIPVIPPELRPMVQLDGGRFATSDLNDLYRRVINRNNRLKRMIDLGAPEIIVNNEKRMLQESVDALFDNGRRGRPVTGPGNRPLKSLSDLLKGKQGRFRQNLLGKRVDYSGRSVIIVGPQLKLHQCGLPKLMALELFKPFVMKRLVEKSYAQNIRSAKRMVERQRPEVWDVLEEAIAEHPVMLNRAPTLHRLGIQAFEPVLVEGKAIQLHPLACEAFNADFDGDQMAVHLPLSAEAQAEARVLMLASNNILSPASGKPLAMPRLDMVTGLYFLTLEKSEDQLGGEGAYHEADENGPKRGTYSSFAEALMARDRGVLGLQAPIEVRISHLRPPEDIEAELFPDGWQRGQKWTAHTTLGRIMFNELLPWNYPFVNGVMAKKAQAVIINDLAARYPMITVAQTVDKMKDAGFYWATRSCVTISMDDVLVLPNKEEILQRYEKQAATIEKKLARGKINNEERYRSLVDLWKECTDFVGESVEKIYPDDNPIPMIVKSGAAGNMRQIWTLAGMKGMVTNSRGDYITRPIKTSFREGLSVLEYFNNSHGSRKGLADTALRTADSGYLTRRLVDVAQDVIVREDDCGTRKGLEVDVAKPVLDAEGNETGEFTRAEFLETALIGRYLAKDAVNDNGDVIYERGAFVGDAEAKKMVAEGVRTATVRTVMMCETATGVCATCYGRSMATGQKVDIGEAVGIVAAQSIGEPGTQLTMRTFHQGGVGGDITGGLPRVQELFEARVPKNQAPIASTEGTIKLEDDGNFYTLTITPDNGEDEVVYEKLSKRQGLAVTQEPGGFEHQLRTGDHVVTGQPLLRGAPDPHEVLRVEGVTGVQKHLIEQVQKVYRDQGVAIHDKHIEIIVRQMLRRLTVVDSGSTELLPGSLIDRNEARAINKAVATNGGEGAAFRQEIMGITKASLATESWLSAASFQETTRVLTDAAINKRSDKLIGLKENVIIGKLIPAGTGISRYRNISVEPTEEARAQAFSMNTSYGDGFYGEDGAYGEFTGAAVRLDDQGFDGGFGDIS, encoded by the coding sequence GTGCTCGACGTCAATCTTTTCGACGAGCTCCGCATCGGTCTCGCCACGGCCGATGACATCCGTCGCTGGTCACACGGCGAGGTCAAGAAGCCCGAGACCATCAACTACCGCACCCTAAAACCCGAGAAGGACGGCCTGTTCTGCGAACGCATCTTCGGGCCAACCCGCGACTGGGAATGCGCCTGCGGTAAATACAAGCGTGTCCGCTACAAGGGCATCGTCTGTGAACGCTGTGGCGTGGAAGTGACCAAGTCCAAGGTCCGCCGTGAGCGCATGGGCCACATCGAGCTGGCCGCGCCCGTCACCCACATCTGGTACTTCAAAGGCGTCCCCTCACGCCTGGGGTACCTGCTGGACCTCGCGCCGAAAGATCTGGAAAAGATCATCTACTTCGCCGCGAACATCATCACCTCGGTGGACGAGGAGGCCCGTCACACGGACCAAGAAACCCTCGAAGCCGACATCTTCATGGAGAAGAAAGAGGTCGAGGCCGACCGCGACGAAGAACTCGCGGAGCGCCAGCAGAAGCTGGAAGAAGACCTCAAAGAGCTCGAGTCCAACGGTGCGAAAGCCGACGCCAAGCGCAAGGTTCAGAACGCCGCCGAGCGCGAGATGCGCCACATCCGTGAGCGTGCCGAGCGTGAAATCGACCGGCTCGACGAGATTTGGAACACGTTCATCAAGCTTGCCCCCAAGCAGATGATCGTCGACGAAACCATCTACTCCGAGCTTGTCGACCGCTACGAGGACTACTTCACCGGCGGCATGGGTGCAGAAGCCATCCAGACGCTGATCAAGAACTTCGACCTCGAAGCAGAAGCGGAGAAACTCAGCGAGGTTATCCGCGACGGCAAGGGACAAAAGCAGGTCCGCGCGCTCAAGCGCCTGCGTGTTGTCGCCGCTTTCCTGCGCTCCGGGAATGACCCGGCAGCGATGGTCCTGGACGCCATCCCGGTGATCCCGCCCGAGCTTCGCCCGATGGTTCAGCTCGACGGTGGCCGGTTCGCGACGTCGGACCTCAACGACCTGTACCGTCGCGTCATCAACCGTAACAACCGCCTGAAGCGCATGATCGACCTCGGCGCGCCCGAGATCATCGTGAACAATGAGAAGCGCATGCTTCAGGAATCCGTCGACGCGCTCTTCGACAACGGCCGTCGTGGACGCCCGGTCACGGGCCCCGGCAACCGTCCGCTGAAGTCGCTCTCTGACCTGCTGAAAGGTAAGCAGGGCCGCTTCCGTCAGAACTTGCTGGGTAAGCGTGTCGACTACTCCGGCCGTTCGGTGATTATCGTCGGCCCGCAGTTGAAACTGCACCAGTGCGGTCTGCCGAAGCTCATGGCGTTGGAGCTGTTCAAGCCATTCGTCATGAAGCGCCTGGTGGAGAAGTCCTATGCGCAGAACATTCGCTCTGCGAAGCGGATGGTTGAGCGGCAGCGTCCCGAAGTGTGGGACGTCCTCGAAGAAGCCATCGCGGAACACCCCGTCATGCTCAACCGTGCGCCGACGCTGCACCGCCTGGGTATTCAGGCGTTCGAGCCGGTCCTCGTCGAGGGCAAAGCTATCCAGCTGCACCCCTTGGCATGTGAGGCCTTCAACGCTGACTTCGACGGTGACCAGATGGCTGTCCACCTGCCGCTGTCCGCGGAGGCTCAGGCTGAGGCCCGCGTGCTGATGCTCGCCTCCAACAACATTCTGTCCCCGGCATCCGGTAAACCACTGGCCATGCCGCGTCTGGACATGGTGACCGGCCTTTACTTCCTCACCCTGGAAAAGAGCGAGGATCAGCTCGGTGGCGAGGGCGCCTACCACGAAGCCGACGAGAACGGCCCGAAGCGTGGCACCTACTCGTCCTTCGCCGAGGCCCTCATGGCGCGCGACCGCGGAGTGCTTGGCCTCCAGGCACCGATCGAGGTTCGCATCAGCCACCTCCGCCCGCCGGAGGACATCGAGGCAGAACTGTTCCCCGACGGATGGCAGCGTGGCCAGAAGTGGACCGCCCACACCACTCTCGGCCGCATCATGTTCAACGAACTGCTGCCGTGGAACTACCCGTTCGTCAACGGTGTCATGGCGAAGAAGGCACAGGCCGTCATCATCAACGACCTCGCCGCGCGGTACCCGATGATCACCGTCGCGCAGACCGTCGACAAGATGAAGGACGCCGGTTTCTACTGGGCAACCCGGTCCTGCGTCACCATCTCCATGGACGACGTGCTCGTTCTTCCCAACAAGGAAGAAATCCTGCAGCGGTACGAGAAGCAGGCTGCGACCATCGAAAAGAAGCTCGCTCGAGGCAAGATCAACAACGAAGAGCGCTACCGCTCCCTCGTTGACCTGTGGAAGGAATGCACCGACTTCGTTGGTGAGTCCGTCGAGAAGATCTACCCCGACGACAACCCGATCCCGATGATCGTGAAGTCCGGTGCTGCCGGTAACATGCGCCAGATCTGGACGCTGGCTGGCATGAAGGGCATGGTCACGAACTCGCGTGGTGACTACATCACCCGCCCGATCAAGACGTCCTTCCGTGAGGGCTTGTCGGTGTTGGAGTACTTCAACAACTCGCACGGTTCGCGTAAGGGCCTGGCCGACACCGCTCTGCGTACCGCAGACTCCGGTTACCTCACGCGTCGTCTTGTCGACGTTGCTCAGGACGTTATCGTGCGCGAAGACGACTGTGGGACTCGGAAGGGTCTTGAGGTCGACGTCGCGAAGCCGGTGTTGGACGCTGAGGGCAACGAAACGGGAGAATTCACCCGCGCTGAGTTCTTGGAGACCGCGCTGATCGGCCGTTACCTGGCCAAGGATGCTGTCAACGACAATGGCGACGTTATTTACGAGCGTGGCGCCTTCGTCGGCGATGCCGAAGCCAAGAAGATGGTTGCCGAGGGTGTACGGACCGCTACTGTCCGGACGGTCATGATGTGTGAAACCGCCACCGGCGTGTGTGCGACCTGCTATGGACGGTCCATGGCCACCGGCCAGAAGGTGGACATCGGAGAAGCCGTCGGTATCGTCGCCGCACAGTCCATTGGTGAGCCTGGTACGCAGCTGACTATGCGTACGTTCCACCAAGGTGGTGTCGGTGGCGATATCACCGGTGGTTTGCCCCGTGTGCAGGAGCTCTTCGAGGCCCGCGTGCCGAAGAACCAGGCGCCGATCGCGTCCACTGAGGGCACGATCAAGCTCGAAGACGACGGCAACTTCTACACGCTGACCATCACGCCTGACAACGGCGAGGACGAGGTCGTGTACGAGAAGCTGTCGAAGCGCCAGGGTCTGGCAGTGACGCAGGAACCCGGCGGATTCGAACACCAGCTGCGTACCGGCGACCATGTTGTCACAGGCCAGCCACTGCTACGTGGCGCTCCCGATCCGCACGAAGTGCTTCGCGTTGAAGGCGTGACGGGTGTGCAGAAGCACCTCATTGAGCAGGTGCAGAAGGTCTACCGTGACCAGGGCGTGGCGATTCACGACAAGCACATCGAGATCATTGTCCGGCAGATGCTGCGACGCCTGACTGTCGTCGATTCGGGATCCACCGAATTGTTGCCGGGTAGCCTGATTGATCGGAACGAAGCGCGAGCTATTAACAAGGCCGTCGCGACGAATGGTGGCGAGGGTGCCGCCTTCCGTCAGGAGATCATGGGTATCACCAAGGCGTCGTTGGCCACGGAATCCTGGTTGTCGGCGGCGTCGTTCCAGGAGACCACGCGTGTCCTGACCGATGCGGCGATCAACAAGCGGTCCGATAAGCTCATCGGTCTGAAGGAGAACGTCATCATCGGTAAGCTCATTCCGGCTGGTACGGGCATCTCCCGCTACCGGAACATCTCGGTTGAGCCGACCGAGGAGGCCCGTGCGCAGGCGTTCTCCATGAACACCAGCTACGGCGACGGCTTCTACGGCGAAGACGGTGCGTACGGCGAATTCACCGGCGCGGCCGTTCGTCTGGATGACCAGGGGTTTGATGGAGGCTTCGGCGACATTAGCTAG